From Enterococcus wangshanyuanii, the proteins below share one genomic window:
- a CDS encoding ABC transporter ATP-binding protein, with protein sequence MLSLKQIKKSYWQGQTEIPVLKGIDLEVDEGEFVAIMGPSGSGKSTLMNIIGCLDKATSGEYEIENVGVSTLSDNELADLRNQKIGFVFQNFNLMPKLTACQNVELPLTYSKVSKQERRERALKMLDLVGLKERSEFKPMELSGGQKQRVAIARALVTNPSFILGDEPTGALDTKTSVQIMELFKKFHLEGKTIVLITHEPEIAELCERTVVLRDGNITSDTSEQKEVMV encoded by the coding sequence ATTCCAGTACTGAAGGGAATCGACTTAGAAGTAGACGAAGGAGAATTTGTTGCTATTATGGGACCTTCTGGTTCTGGCAAATCCACGTTGATGAACATCATTGGTTGTTTAGACAAAGCAACAAGCGGCGAGTATGAAATCGAAAATGTAGGTGTCAGCACTTTATCTGATAATGAGCTAGCCGATTTAAGAAATCAGAAAATCGGCTTTGTGTTTCAAAATTTTAATTTGATGCCTAAATTGACCGCCTGTCAAAATGTAGAGCTGCCGTTGACTTACAGTAAAGTCAGCAAACAGGAACGGCGCGAACGTGCATTGAAAATGCTTGATTTGGTCGGTCTAAAGGAGAGAAGTGAGTTCAAACCAATGGAACTATCCGGAGGACAAAAACAACGTGTAGCGATTGCCAGAGCATTAGTGACAAATCCAAGTTTTATCCTAGGAGATGAACCGACTGGGGCATTAGATACAAAAACGAGTGTTCAGATCATGGAGCTATTTAAAAAGTTTCATTTGGAAGGAAAAACGATCGTCTTGATCACTCATGAGCCAGAGATCGCCGAGCTATGTGAAAGAACGGTCGTTTTACGCGATGGCAATATCACAAGTGACACTTCGGAACAAAAAGAGGTGATGGTGTAA